A window of the Trichoderma asperellum chromosome 4, complete sequence genome harbors these coding sequences:
- the TVP18 gene encoding Golgi apparatus membrane protein tvp18 (TransMembrane:4 (i12-36o42-68i88-106o112-131i)~EggNog:ENOG41), whose translation MTLREEFQTRNFSIYGQWFGILSMILCFATGLANIFTLFSRHALLIIFCALALASSLVILFIEVPLLLRICPTSSKFDELIRKVSSNYIRAGTYGVMSLIQFLSIIVVSSSLIAAAVFLALTAICYGLAGLKGQAFIGSKTLGGAGIAQMIV comes from the exons ATGACGCTCAGGGAAGAGTTCCAGACTCGAAATTTCA GTATCTACGGACAATG GTTCGGCATTCTGTCCATGATTCTCTGTTTCGCAACAGGGCTGGCCAATATCTTTACGCTATTCTCTAGGCATGCGCTCTTGATTATATTCTGCGCCCTTGCGCT GGCCTCATCTCTCGTCATCCTGTTCATCGAAGTGCCTCTCCTGCTCAGAATCTGCCCGACATCCTCCAAGTTCGACGAACTCATCCGGAAGGTCTCGTCCAACTATATCCGAGCAGGTACCTACGGCGTCATGTCTCTCATCCAATTTCTCAGCATTATCGTTGTGAGCTCGAGTTTGATCGCAGCAGCCGTTTTCCTAGCGCTTACGGCCATCTGCTACGGCCTTGCTGGACTCAAGGGCCAGGCTTTCATTGGAAGCAAGACCCTTGGTGGTGCAGGCATTGCACAGATGATTGTGTAA